A stretch of Cryptosporangium aurantiacum DNA encodes these proteins:
- a CDS encoding Gfo/Idh/MocA family protein, translating into MTRIVPDQPVRHRGFGIGAVGAGFIMADVQLDAYARAGFPVKAIASRTRANAEQVAKRWNIPTVHGSIEELLADPSVEILDVAFPPHLQPDVIRAALRHDHIRGILAQKPLALNLADATALVAEVEAAGKVMSVNQNMRYDQSIRAVKQLIDAGELGEIVTASVDMRAVPHWQPFLCDYDRLTIANMSVHHLDALRFLFGEPLDVYTAVRPDPRTEFAHSDGIVASVLRFTGGVLATSIEDVWGGPVKEGCEGDVAIRWRVEGTRGLATGTLGWPEFPDGSPSTLRYSTLESGGWVTPEWSTRWFPDAFGGVMEQLQYALATGAEPALPARDNLRTMALIEACYRSIEERRAVSPSEFHEGVA; encoded by the coding sequence ATGACGCGGATAGTCCCTGACCAGCCCGTCCGGCACCGCGGGTTCGGCATCGGCGCGGTCGGCGCCGGGTTCATCATGGCCGACGTCCAGCTCGACGCGTACGCGCGCGCGGGCTTCCCGGTGAAGGCGATCGCCTCCCGCACGCGGGCGAACGCCGAGCAGGTCGCGAAGCGCTGGAACATCCCCACGGTGCACGGTTCGATCGAGGAACTGCTGGCGGATCCGTCGGTCGAGATCCTCGACGTCGCGTTCCCGCCGCACCTGCAGCCCGACGTCATCCGCGCGGCGCTGCGCCACGACCACATCCGCGGCATCCTCGCGCAGAAGCCGCTCGCGCTGAACCTCGCCGACGCCACCGCGCTGGTCGCGGAGGTCGAGGCCGCGGGCAAGGTCATGTCGGTCAACCAGAACATGCGGTACGACCAGTCGATCCGGGCGGTCAAGCAACTGATCGACGCCGGGGAACTGGGTGAGATCGTCACCGCCAGCGTCGACATGCGCGCGGTGCCGCACTGGCAGCCGTTCCTGTGCGACTACGACCGGCTGACGATCGCGAACATGAGCGTCCACCACCTGGACGCGCTGCGGTTCCTGTTCGGCGAGCCGCTCGACGTCTACACGGCGGTGCGGCCGGATCCGCGCACCGAGTTCGCGCACTCCGACGGGATCGTGGCCAGCGTGCTGCGGTTCACCGGCGGGGTGCTCGCGACCAGCATCGAGGACGTCTGGGGCGGGCCGGTCAAGGAGGGCTGCGAGGGCGACGTCGCGATCCGCTGGCGCGTCGAAGGGACGCGTGGCCTGGCCACCGGCACGCTCGGCTGGCCCGAATTCCCCGACGGCAGCCCGTCGACGCTGCGCTACTCGACGCTGGAGTCCGGCGGGTGGGTGACACCGGAGTGGTCCACCCGCTGGTTCCCGGACGCGTTCGGCGGCGTCATGGAGCAGCTGCAGTACGCGCTGGCGACCGGTGCCGAACCGGCGCTCCCGGCCCGCGACAACCTCCGCACGATGGCGCTGATCGAGGCCTGCTACCGGTCGATCGAGGAGCGCCGCGCTGTTTCCCCCTCGGAGTTCCACGAAGGAGTGGCGTAA
- a CDS encoding carbohydrate ABC transporter permease yields the protein MAVATPPLRSRERRGKAGYFFVSGYVVLLVAFGILPTLYAIWLSLSNSRHQLVGLGNFTRTFTDYRFAAAFTHIVVYVAIWLLTLMVLVVGLALMLHGRMRRTSAALRFVFYLPGALAGVASVVLWLILLDPANSPIGFLLRAFGWDSLATVILPSHLPVLFTIIAFWTGAGGWIIIMYGALNNIPSELIEAARMDGASAWQIARNIQLPMLRKWIAYMLILAFATGTQLFVEPQLVSTASFGMIPDGWAPNQLSYLYAFQAGDFHGAAALSVDLLFIGVASATVIVFRGGLFRRD from the coding sequence ATGGCGGTCGCTACTCCTCCCCTGCGCTCTCGCGAGCGCAGGGGCAAGGCCGGTTACTTCTTCGTGTCCGGCTACGTCGTGCTGCTGGTCGCGTTCGGCATCCTGCCGACGCTGTACGCGATCTGGCTGTCGCTCTCGAACTCCCGCCATCAGCTGGTGGGGCTCGGCAACTTCACCCGGACGTTCACCGACTACCGGTTCGCCGCCGCGTTCACACACATCGTCGTCTACGTCGCGATCTGGCTGTTGACGCTGATGGTGCTGGTCGTCGGGCTCGCGCTGATGCTGCACGGCCGGATGCGCCGCACCAGCGCCGCGCTGCGGTTCGTGTTCTACCTGCCCGGTGCGCTGGCCGGGGTGGCCAGCGTCGTGCTCTGGCTGATCCTGCTCGACCCGGCGAACTCCCCGATCGGGTTCCTGCTGCGGGCGTTCGGCTGGGACTCGCTGGCCACCGTCATCCTGCCGTCCCACCTGCCGGTGCTGTTCACGATCATCGCGTTCTGGACCGGCGCCGGCGGCTGGATCATCATCATGTACGGCGCGCTGAACAACATCCCGTCCGAGCTGATCGAGGCCGCCCGGATGGACGGGGCGAGCGCCTGGCAGATCGCGCGGAACATCCAGCTGCCGATGCTGCGCAAGTGGATCGCGTACATGCTCATCCTCGCGTTCGCGACCGGCACGCAGCTGTTCGTCGAGCCGCAGCTGGTGTCGACCGCGAGCTTCGGCATGATCCCGGACGGCTGGGCACCGAACCAGCTGTCCTATCTCTATGCGTTCCAGGCCGGGGACTTCCACGGCGCGGCGGCGCTCTCGGTCGACCTGCTGTTCATCGGCGTGGCGTCCGCGACCGTGATCGTGTTCCGCGGCGGCTTGTTCCGGAGGGATTGA
- a CDS encoding carbohydrate ABC transporter permease: MATRAIAGRAGWFAGMAFFLLFFALPVVWLILATTKSDADIVRGHPFAIGSWHDFQQTWHNLLNFQDGAIVLWMKNSAIYAFGALALTLITAIPAGYGLALTQFIGRKTLLSITLIVMIMPAAALVLPLYLEINAIGLTGTIWSVILPLSFFPFGVYLAYIYYSSTVPSDLLAAARLDGCSEWQVFRHIALPLARPVIALVSFFSFVGNWNNFFLPFVMLPDSQQYPAQVGLSNLLTASAVFNTSAGTESQILRPELALAALFTILPVLLVFLFSQRALVSGMLAGGTKE; the protein is encoded by the coding sequence ATGGCGACACGCGCGATCGCCGGGCGGGCCGGATGGTTCGCCGGGATGGCGTTCTTCCTGCTGTTCTTCGCGCTGCCGGTGGTCTGGCTGATCCTGGCCACGACGAAGTCCGACGCGGACATCGTCCGGGGCCACCCGTTCGCGATCGGCAGCTGGCACGACTTCCAGCAGACCTGGCACAACCTGTTGAACTTCCAGGACGGCGCGATCGTGCTCTGGATGAAGAACTCGGCGATCTACGCGTTCGGCGCGCTGGCGCTGACGCTGATCACCGCGATCCCGGCCGGTTACGGGCTGGCGCTCACCCAGTTCATCGGACGCAAGACGCTGCTGTCGATCACGCTGATCGTGATGATCATGCCGGCGGCCGCGCTGGTGCTGCCGCTGTACCTGGAGATCAACGCGATCGGCCTGACCGGGACGATCTGGTCGGTGATCCTGCCGCTCTCGTTCTTCCCCTTCGGCGTCTACCTGGCCTACATCTACTACTCGTCGACGGTGCCGTCCGACCTGCTGGCCGCGGCGCGGCTGGACGGCTGCTCGGAGTGGCAGGTGTTCCGGCACATCGCGCTGCCGCTGGCTCGGCCGGTGATCGCGCTGGTCAGCTTCTTCAGCTTCGTCGGGAACTGGAACAACTTCTTCCTGCCGTTCGTCATGCTGCCGGACTCGCAGCAGTACCCGGCGCAGGTGGGCCTCTCGAACCTCCTGACCGCCTCAGCGGTGTTCAACACCTCGGCCGGTACCGAGTCCCAGATCCTGCGGCCGGAGCTCGCGCTCGCGGCGCTGTTCACGATCCTTCCGGTGCTGCTCGTGTTCCTGTTCTCGCAGCGGGCGCTGGTGTCCGGGATGCTCGCGGGCGGCACCAAGGAATGA
- a CDS encoding fumarylacetoacetate hydrolase family protein, with amino-acid sequence MRLAHSRISSTETVPVVGRGDRWYDLRPLHPAVGPAVLTLDALAAIRAADLPEVDAPTVFAPPLTSIGKIVCIGLNYTDHAAETGATPPAEPILFMKAPDTVVGPTDDVLIPRASVKTDYEVELAVVIGTTARYLASADEALAHVAGYAISNDVSEREFQIERGGQWDKGKNCETFNPFGPWITTTEDIPDPQDLGLRLWVNGELRQDGTTKDQIFGVAHVVWYLSQFMTLYPGDVINTGTPAGVALGRPDGGFLRDGDVVELEISGLGRQRQTFRQA; translated from the coding sequence ATGCGCCTCGCTCATTCGCGGATCAGCTCCACCGAGACCGTGCCGGTCGTCGGTCGCGGCGACCGGTGGTACGACCTCCGTCCGCTCCACCCGGCCGTGGGGCCCGCGGTGCTGACCTTGGACGCGTTAGCGGCGATCCGGGCCGCCGACCTTCCCGAGGTGGACGCGCCGACGGTGTTCGCGCCGCCGCTCACGAGCATCGGGAAGATCGTGTGCATCGGGCTGAACTACACCGATCACGCGGCGGAGACCGGCGCGACCCCACCGGCCGAGCCGATCCTGTTCATGAAGGCACCCGACACCGTGGTCGGCCCCACCGACGACGTGTTGATCCCGCGCGCTTCGGTGAAGACCGACTACGAGGTCGAGCTGGCCGTCGTGATCGGCACCACCGCCCGCTACCTGGCGTCCGCCGACGAGGCGCTGGCGCACGTGGCCGGGTACGCGATCAGCAACGACGTCAGCGAGCGAGAGTTCCAGATCGAGCGCGGCGGGCAGTGGGACAAGGGCAAGAACTGCGAGACGTTCAACCCGTTCGGCCCCTGGATCACCACCACCGAGGACATCCCTGACCCGCAGGACCTCGGCCTGCGGCTGTGGGTCAACGGTGAGCTGCGGCAGGACGGCACGACCAAGGACCAGATCTTCGGCGTGGCGCACGTGGTCTGGTACCTGAGCCAGTTCATGACGCTCTACCCCGGCGACGTGATCAACACCGGCACCCCGGCCGGGGTGGCGCTGGGCCGCCCCGACGGCGGGTTCCTGCGCGACGGTGACGTCGTGGAGCTGGAGATCAGCGGCCTGGGCCGGCAGCGCCAGACGTTCCGGCAGGCCTGA
- a CDS encoding sugar phosphate isomerase/epimerase family protein codes for MLTVGIFTGIYQYDHDEAARRARAHGFGAVQFDLDFTKPEYAENGLSEDEAKRIKEIYRSHDLPIVSVSGYTNIIHPDLDERERRLERLRGLIRNGRALGTPYVISETGTYNLESDWAPDPANFTEARYAETLDVIGGLVEVAAAHDAVFCVETYVNNVIGTIDATLRLFRDINSPHLGLVMDPTNYYEDHNLDDMDGVLKRLFAELGSYVKIAHAKDVGRATDSAEKHADTGAAEYLSFRGVGAMELGGPGSGALNYPLFLSLLAQQHPNMPVIIEHVTEDEVPAAKDFVYKALAEAGV; via the coding sequence ATGCTGACCGTCGGCATCTTCACCGGCATCTACCAGTACGACCACGACGAGGCCGCGCGCCGCGCCCGCGCGCACGGCTTCGGCGCCGTCCAGTTCGACCTCGACTTCACCAAGCCCGAGTACGCCGAGAACGGTCTGTCCGAGGACGAGGCCAAGCGCATCAAGGAGATCTACCGGTCGCACGACCTGCCGATCGTGTCGGTGTCCGGTTACACCAACATCATCCACCCGGACCTGGACGAGCGGGAGCGCCGTCTGGAGCGGCTGCGCGGCCTGATCCGCAACGGCCGGGCGCTGGGCACGCCGTACGTGATCAGCGAGACCGGCACGTACAACCTGGAGAGCGACTGGGCACCGGACCCGGCCAACTTCACCGAGGCCCGCTACGCCGAGACCCTCGACGTGATCGGCGGGCTGGTCGAGGTCGCCGCCGCGCACGACGCGGTGTTCTGCGTGGAGACCTACGTCAACAACGTCATCGGCACGATCGACGCGACGCTGCGCCTGTTCCGCGACATCAACAGCCCCCACCTGGGCCTGGTGATGGACCCGACGAACTACTACGAGGACCACAACCTCGACGACATGGACGGCGTCCTGAAGCGGCTCTTCGCCGAACTGGGCTCGTACGTGAAGATCGCGCACGCCAAGGACGTGGGCCGGGCCACCGACTCCGCGGAGAAACACGCCGACACCGGCGCGGCGGAGTACCTGTCGTTCCGCGGCGTCGGCGCGATGGAGCTGGGCGGCCCCGGCTCCGGCGCGCTGAACTACCCGCTGTTCCTGAGCCTGCTCGCCCAGCAGCACCCGAACATGCCGGTCATCATCGAGCACGTCACCGAGGACGAGGTGCCCGCGGCGAAGGACTTCGTCTACAAGGCACTCGCCGAGGCCGGCGTCTGA
- a CDS encoding FadR/GntR family transcriptional regulator — protein MTVDFGSPLGPVRPRRSGRLGDTVVTYLVDRIVSGEYPVDSALPTEPELCEEFGVSRTVIRESIKLLEEKGLVRATPGRGTRVLEAPGWNLLDPIVLEAQIRHDRELGILDDLVNVRAALESDMVAQTARVITAVQQQTLAEQLDVLASLLDDAEGYAAEDVVFHDLIMVASGNRLGHAIIHSIHSKARLSSRYNGTPTAADLEQSMAEHRRIEALIRAGDADGVGALMRTHIVGSWNRRRPEVHGALGRSTP, from the coding sequence GTGACTGTGGATTTCGGGAGCCCGCTCGGGCCTGTGCGCCCCCGTCGTTCGGGGCGCCTGGGCGACACCGTCGTCACCTACCTGGTCGACCGGATCGTGTCCGGCGAATACCCGGTGGACAGCGCGCTGCCCACCGAACCGGAGCTCTGCGAGGAGTTCGGGGTGTCCCGGACGGTGATCCGCGAGTCGATCAAGCTCCTCGAGGAGAAGGGGCTCGTGCGGGCGACGCCGGGCCGCGGCACTCGGGTGCTGGAGGCGCCCGGGTGGAACCTGCTGGACCCGATCGTGCTCGAAGCGCAGATCCGGCACGACCGCGAACTGGGCATTCTGGACGATCTGGTGAACGTGCGGGCGGCGCTGGAGAGCGACATGGTCGCCCAGACCGCTCGTGTGATCACGGCGGTGCAGCAGCAAACGCTGGCCGAGCAGCTGGACGTGCTGGCGTCACTGCTGGACGACGCCGAGGGCTACGCCGCCGAGGACGTGGTGTTCCACGACCTGATCATGGTCGCGTCCGGTAACCGGCTGGGGCACGCGATCATCCACAGCATCCACAGCAAGGCCCGGCTCTCCAGCCGCTACAACGGGACGCCCACGGCCGCCGACCTGGAACAGTCGATGGCCGAGCACCGGCGGATCGAGGCGCTGATCCGGGCCGGCGATGCGGACGGCGTGGGCGCGCTGATGCGCACGCACATCGTCGGCTCCTGGAACCGCCGCCGCCCCGAGGTGCACGGAGCGCTAGGGCGCAGCACGCCCTAG
- a CDS encoding aldo/keto reductase, whose product MNVVLGTAALAGLFDAVPADQARATLAEAWRLGVRSFDTAPHYGAGLAEQRLGEFLPAGARVSTKVGRLLVPSGTPGSTEAAEFPGTGLARVRDYSASGVLRSLEQSLERLGLSSVDLALVHDPDDQLDQAIAEALPALASSGLARAVGVGMVDASALARVVAASPLDYVLVAGRYTLLDRTAERELLPLCAERGVTVLAAGLLNSGVLADPRPGSRFDYAPASPEVLSAAQRMAAACARHRVPLVAAALQHAYRHPAVGAVVLGARSPAEVRDGLDGLAVPIPDELWAELDACAVRR is encoded by the coding sequence ATGAACGTCGTCCTGGGGACGGCCGCGCTGGCCGGGCTGTTCGACGCGGTGCCGGCGGACCAGGCGCGGGCCACGCTCGCCGAGGCCTGGCGGCTGGGCGTCCGAAGCTTCGACACCGCACCGCACTACGGGGCCGGGCTGGCCGAGCAGCGGCTCGGGGAGTTCCTCCCGGCGGGTGCCCGGGTCTCGACCAAGGTGGGCCGGTTGCTGGTGCCGTCCGGCACGCCGGGGAGCACCGAGGCGGCCGAGTTCCCCGGCACCGGCCTGGCGCGGGTGCGCGACTACTCGGCGTCCGGGGTGCTGCGCAGCCTGGAGCAGAGCCTGGAGCGGCTCGGGCTCTCCTCCGTCGATCTGGCGCTCGTTCACGATCCGGACGACCAACTCGACCAGGCGATCGCGGAGGCGCTTCCGGCGCTGGCCTCGTCCGGCCTGGCCCGGGCGGTCGGCGTCGGCATGGTCGACGCGTCTGCCCTGGCCCGTGTGGTCGCCGCGAGCCCGCTGGACTACGTTCTGGTCGCCGGGCGGTACACGCTGCTCGACCGCACCGCCGAGCGGGAGCTGCTGCCGCTCTGCGCCGAGCGCGGTGTGACGGTGCTGGCCGCCGGGTTGCTCAACAGCGGCGTCCTCGCGGATCCGCGGCCGGGCTCGCGGTTCGACTACGCTCCCGCGTCCCCGGAGGTGCTGTCGGCCGCGCAGCGGATGGCCGCCGCGTGCGCGCGGCACCGCGTTCCGCTGGTGGCGGCCGCGCTCCAGCACGCGTACCGCCACCCGGCGGTGGGCGCGGTCGTGCTCGGCGCGCGCAGTCCGGCCGAGGTCCGCGACGGACTCGACGGGCTGGCCGTCCCGATCCCCGACGAGCTGTGGGCGGAGCTGGACGCCTGCGCGGTGCGGCGCTAG
- a CDS encoding SDR family NAD(P)-dependent oxidoreductase, translating into MSELAGLKALVTGGASGIGLAITNAFAAEGASVAVLDRAAEGPPGTLYVQADVTDDTAVRAAVATAVDALGGLDILVNNAGIGAQGPVEHSTDDDWHHVLDVNLIGTARVSRAAWPHLRASGNAAIINTSSIAAIAGLPQRAIYSASKGAISALTRAMAADGMPDRIRVNAVNPGTADTPWIGRLLNTAADPAAERAALEARQPHGRLVTADEIAHAVVYLASPRAGSTTGTELAVDGGMAGLRLRPRS; encoded by the coding sequence ATGAGCGAACTCGCAGGCCTGAAAGCACTGGTCACCGGCGGCGCGTCGGGCATCGGACTAGCGATCACGAACGCGTTCGCGGCCGAGGGCGCGAGCGTCGCCGTGCTCGACCGCGCGGCCGAGGGACCACCCGGAACGCTCTACGTCCAGGCCGATGTCACCGACGACACCGCGGTCCGCGCCGCCGTGGCCACGGCCGTCGACGCGCTCGGTGGTCTCGACATCCTGGTCAACAACGCCGGGATCGGCGCCCAGGGCCCGGTCGAACACAGCACCGACGACGACTGGCACCACGTGCTCGACGTCAACCTCATCGGCACCGCCCGCGTCTCCCGCGCCGCCTGGCCACACCTCCGCGCCTCCGGGAACGCCGCGATCATCAACACCTCCTCGATCGCCGCCATCGCCGGTCTGCCCCAGCGCGCGATCTACTCGGCCAGCAAGGGCGCGATCTCCGCCCTGACCCGCGCGATGGCCGCCGACGGCATGCCCGACCGCATCCGGGTCAACGCCGTGAACCCCGGCACCGCCGACACGCCCTGGATCGGCCGCCTGCTGAACACCGCCGCCGACCCGGCCGCCGAACGCGCAGCCCTCGAAGCCCGCCAGCCCCACGGGCGGCTGGTCACCGCCGACGAGATCGCCCACGCCGTGGTCTACCTCGCCTCACCCCGCGCCGGCTCCACCACCGGTACCGAACTGGCCGTCGACGGCGGCATGGCCGGCCTCCGCCTGCGCCCCCGCTCCTGA
- a CDS encoding enolase C-terminal domain-like protein, producing MRITHLECHLVTVPGPNPPFVWRDGLPGSWPDGEGAVLRICTDEGHEGVAFSPRKGMIVRDIVDRLLRPELIGADPLQREWLWHRAWELDRVEEMPIYVLGLVDIALWDLAAKAVGLPVWQLLGGYRTSIPAQASTVTFGSVEEFLDVADQCIALGYTSIKLHAWGDWRRDAKLCVALREHVGDDFPLAYDGSAGFDLPDAIRLGQVLSDADYLWYEEPMREFSVTAYQWLAAKVGVPLLVGETSDGAHMNTADFIASGAATGGVRTSAELRGGFTGAMRIAHLADAFRLRAEVHGPIIPHQHLCMAIPNNTYYESLITSNPVRREPCVDENGLVHAPTAPGVGLPPDLDYPAALSRHV from the coding sequence GTGCGCATCACCCATCTCGAGTGCCACCTCGTCACCGTTCCCGGGCCCAACCCGCCGTTCGTCTGGCGGGACGGCTTGCCCGGGTCGTGGCCGGACGGCGAGGGCGCCGTGCTGCGGATCTGTACGGACGAGGGCCACGAGGGCGTCGCGTTCTCGCCCCGCAAAGGCATGATCGTGCGGGACATCGTCGACCGGCTGCTGCGGCCGGAGCTGATCGGCGCCGACCCGTTACAGCGCGAGTGGCTCTGGCACCGCGCCTGGGAGCTGGACCGCGTCGAGGAGATGCCGATCTACGTCCTCGGGCTGGTCGACATCGCGCTCTGGGACCTGGCCGCGAAGGCGGTCGGCCTGCCGGTCTGGCAACTGCTCGGCGGCTACCGCACGTCGATCCCGGCGCAGGCGTCCACGGTCACGTTCGGATCGGTCGAGGAGTTCCTCGACGTGGCCGACCAGTGCATCGCGCTCGGCTACACCTCGATCAAGCTGCACGCCTGGGGCGACTGGCGGCGGGACGCCAAGCTCTGCGTCGCGCTGCGCGAGCACGTCGGCGACGACTTCCCGCTCGCGTACGACGGCTCGGCGGGCTTCGACCTGCCGGACGCGATCCGCCTCGGACAGGTGCTCAGCGACGCTGATTACCTCTGGTACGAGGAGCCGATGCGCGAGTTCAGCGTCACCGCGTACCAGTGGCTGGCCGCGAAAGTCGGCGTCCCCCTGCTGGTCGGGGAGACGTCCGACGGCGCGCACATGAACACGGCCGACTTCATCGCGTCCGGAGCCGCGACCGGCGGCGTCCGGACCAGCGCCGAGCTCCGGGGCGGTTTCACCGGCGCGATGCGCATCGCGCATCTGGCCGACGCGTTCCGGCTCCGCGCCGAGGTGCACGGTCCGATCATCCCGCACCAGCACCTGTGCATGGCGATCCCGAACAACACGTACTACGAGTCGCTGATCACCTCCAACCCGGTCCGCCGCGAACCCTGCGTGGACGAGAACGGGCTGGTGCACGCGCCGACCGCACCCGGCGTCGGCCTTCCCCCCGATTTGGACTATCCGGCCGCACTGAGCCGGCACGTCTGA
- a CDS encoding ABC transporter substrate-binding protein codes for MRLRLAGALIAVSALALSACGSADPEPQQAAAASGFKPVAQDEKSEITVWADATRVPVVEAYKKAHPDVKVKVVTYSGDANGATDLQTKVQLFDRTNSGWPDVAFSVTFADTAWAAYGKKPYAAPVDKVLDESTLSGFAPGALDPCTVDGSVYCVRNDLAQGVLWYNKTLLDQFGYQVPTTWEEYQALGEKVAKEHPGYLVGTAGDPWAPEIYLWASQCPASTVSGEKNVTINLKDAKCTRAVSMLDTLIKAGSVSKASVFDAGFIKNQASKVLMMPGPSWYGQVLFNSTFKTPKGQIAAAAPPKFASDSETYTGNVGGGVWFISSHSKNLKASGDLVKWVTTATEAQATAGTYPAYAEAATAWLANQKSTGYFAEDVGPAFTKAAEQVWPGWSATQYSHEAIYASTVVPALNQGKTIASVVDDWQTAIENKATSLGYKVT; via the coding sequence ATGAGACTGCGGCTCGCCGGTGCGCTGATCGCCGTCAGCGCGCTCGCCCTGAGCGCGTGCGGAAGTGCCGACCCCGAACCCCAGCAGGCCGCCGCCGCGTCCGGCTTCAAACCCGTCGCGCAGGACGAGAAGAGCGAGATCACGGTCTGGGCGGACGCCACCCGGGTCCCGGTCGTCGAGGCCTACAAAAAGGCGCATCCGGACGTGAAGGTCAAGGTCGTCACGTACAGCGGCGACGCGAACGGCGCCACCGACCTGCAGACCAAGGTGCAGCTGTTCGACCGCACGAACAGCGGCTGGCCGGACGTGGCGTTCAGCGTCACGTTCGCCGACACCGCCTGGGCGGCCTACGGGAAGAAGCCGTACGCGGCCCCGGTCGACAAGGTTCTCGACGAGTCCACGCTGTCCGGCTTCGCGCCCGGCGCGCTCGACCCGTGCACGGTCGACGGCAGCGTCTACTGCGTCCGCAACGACCTCGCACAGGGCGTGCTCTGGTACAACAAGACGCTCCTCGACCAGTTCGGTTACCAGGTGCCGACGACCTGGGAGGAGTACCAGGCACTCGGCGAGAAGGTCGCGAAGGAGCACCCCGGTTACCTCGTCGGCACCGCGGGCGACCCCTGGGCACCGGAGATCTACCTCTGGGCCAGCCAGTGCCCCGCCTCGACGGTCTCCGGCGAGAAGAACGTCACGATCAACCTGAAGGACGCCAAGTGCACCCGGGCGGTCAGCATGCTCGACACGCTGATCAAAGCCGGTTCGGTGTCCAAGGCCAGCGTGTTCGACGCCGGGTTCATCAAGAACCAGGCGTCGAAGGTACTGATGATGCCCGGTCCGTCCTGGTACGGCCAGGTGCTGTTCAACTCGACGTTCAAGACGCCGAAGGGGCAGATCGCGGCCGCCGCACCGCCGAAATTCGCGTCCGACAGCGAGACGTACACCGGCAACGTCGGCGGTGGGGTCTGGTTCATCTCGTCGCACAGCAAGAACCTCAAGGCGTCCGGTGACCTGGTGAAGTGGGTGACGACCGCGACCGAGGCGCAGGCCACCGCGGGCACCTACCCCGCCTACGCGGAGGCGGCCACCGCCTGGCTGGCCAACCAGAAGTCGACCGGCTACTTCGCCGAGGACGTCGGCCCGGCGTTCACGAAGGCCGCCGAGCAGGTGTGGCCGGGCTGGTCGGCGACGCAGTACAGCCACGAGGCGATCTACGCGTCCACCGTCGTCCCGGCGCTCAACCAGGGCAAGACGATCGCGTCGGTGGTCGACGACTGGCAGACCGCGATCGAGAACAAAGCGACGTCGCTCGGCTACAAGGTCACGTGA
- a CDS encoding IclR family transcriptional regulator has product MTEPVDASARPASGALDRGLAILRLVAQHRRLPVAGIADALGLSRATAYRLVERLRDEGWLISEGHGGAVRLGPTAAQLAAAAIESVNLRDVALPVLRELVAETGETANLAVPNGTEMVFLAREQPLRTVSVAAHPGSTRPFHNTSVGRAYLMALRPARLDEVLATLDVPGLRAKLDVMRARGWSEDRREYDPSSCCCGAAIRDHTGEPVAALSVAGVAERMDPMIDQIGPRVRDAAARISASLGYLPPTSAG; this is encoded by the coding sequence ATGACCGAGCCCGTTGACGCTTCGGCGCGTCCGGCGTCCGGTGCGCTCGACCGTGGTCTCGCCATCCTGCGGCTGGTCGCGCAGCACCGGCGCCTGCCGGTGGCCGGGATCGCCGATGCGCTCGGCCTGAGCCGCGCCACTGCCTACCGCCTGGTCGAGCGGCTGCGGGACGAGGGCTGGCTGATCAGCGAGGGCCACGGTGGCGCGGTGCGGCTCGGCCCGACCGCGGCCCAGCTCGCCGCCGCCGCGATCGAGTCGGTCAACCTCCGCGACGTGGCCCTTCCCGTGCTGCGCGAGCTGGTCGCCGAAACCGGGGAGACCGCGAACCTCGCGGTGCCGAACGGAACCGAGATGGTGTTCCTCGCGCGGGAACAGCCGCTGCGGACGGTGAGCGTCGCGGCGCACCCCGGCTCGACCCGGCCGTTCCACAACACGTCGGTGGGGCGGGCGTACCTGATGGCGTTGCGCCCCGCGCGGCTGGACGAGGTGCTCGCGACCCTCGACGTGCCGGGCCTCCGGGCGAAACTGGACGTCATGCGGGCCAGGGGCTGGTCCGAGGACCGTCGTGAGTACGACCCGTCCAGCTGCTGCTGCGGCGCGGCGATCCGCGATCACACCGGCGAGCCGGTCGCGGCGCTGAGCGTCGCCGGGGTCGCGGAGCGGATGGATCCGATGATCGACCAGATCGGACCGCGCGTCCGGGACGCCGCCGCACGGATCTCCGCCAGCCTGGGCTATCTCCCGCCGACATCCGCAGGTTAG